Genomic window (Gelria sp. Kuro-4):
GCACCCTGCGCGCCATCGACGACGAGCTGACCGGCCTGCGCAACGAAGAGACCAGGGCGCACAACCTGCTGGCCCAGCTGGTGCCCTGGCAAACCTTCGATGTTCCCCTGGAGGAACTCAAGCCGGGGCCGGAGGTGGGCGTAGAACTGGGGGTGCTGCCGCTTACGGCCGAGGCGGAGGGCGCTTTTCGGTCCGAGCTCGAGGAGACATCTCCCGGCGCCTATCTCGAGGTGATCGGCCGGGAACGGGAGGAGGCCTCCGTCTTTCTCCTTTATGCGCGGGCGGATGAAGAAGCCGTGCAGGCTTTGCTGCGCCGGCGGTCCTTCAACCGGGCAGCCTTTCCGGGGCTGGAAGGGACGGTGCCGGCGGTGAAGGAGCGCACGGAAGCGGAGCTGGCCGAACTCGCCCGGCGGCGCGAAGAGCTGTACGCCCAGGCCAAGCAGTACGCGTCCGACCGGCTGCTCATCAAAGCCGCCTACGACGACGCGGCCCTGGCCCGGGCCCGCCTGGACATTACCCAGAACTTCGCCCGCACCCAGGAGACCTTTGCCCTTACGGGTTGGGTGCAGGCTAAAGACTGGCCGCGCCTGCAGAAGGCGGTGGTCCGGGTGAGTCCCAGCGCCTACTTGGCGGCCCGCGACCCGCAGCCGGACGAGGAGCCGCCGGTCACCCTAACCAACAGCAAGAGCGTCTATCCCTTTGAGGTGATCACCGAGCTTTACGGCCTGCCGTTCCCGCGGGGAATCGACCCTACCCCCTTTCTGGCGCCGTTCTTCTTCATCTTCTTCGGCATCATGTACGGCGACGGCGGGTACGGCTTGATCCTTATGGGGCTGGCCTGGCTGGCCATGAAAAAGATCCGTATGGCCGGTATGGCGCGCAAACTCTTCATCCTGCTTATGCTGGGCGGCGCCGCCTCGGTGCTGGTGGGAGCTGTCACCGGCAGCTGGTTCGGCAGCCTGCCCGTGCCGCCTATTTGGTTCAGCCCTATGGACAACCCCATGCAGATGCTGATTGTGGCCTTCGGCCTGGGTGTGATTCACATTTACACCGGCCTGAGCATCCAAATGGTGACCAACATCAGGAGCGGCAAGGTGCTCGACGGCGTTTTCGACCAGGGGCTTTGGATGGTGTTCCTCACGGGGCTCATTCTTCTCCTGGTCGGTTCAGCGGCGCCGTCGCTGGGGGCCGTCGGTAAGGTGCTGGCCGCGGCGGGGGCGGTAGGCCTGGTCCTCACCCAGGGTCGGACCAACCGCAACATCATCCGGCGGCTGCTCTCGGGCATCATGAGCCTGTACGGGGTAAGCGGGTACCTCAGCGATGTTCTCTCTTACTCCCGTCTCCTGGCCCTGGGCTTGGGTACCACCGTCATCGGTACGGTGATCAATTCCATGGTGGGCCTGGCGGCGGCCGGCGGCGGGGTGGTCGGTTACCTCGTGGGTGCCCTCATTGCCCTCGGCGGGCATGCCTTCAACCTCATCATCAACGTTCTGGGCGCGTATGTGCACGCCAGCCGTCTCCAGTACGTGGAGTTTTTCACCAAGTTCTACGAGAGCGGTGGACGACCGTTCGCGCCTTTCCGCATCAACACGCGGTACATCGATCTGGAACTGGAAGAAAGGGAGGCTTGAAAATGACAAGTGGTGCTGTACTCGCTCTTCTGGGCGCGGCGCTGGCCGTGGGACTGCCGGGAATCGGCTCGGCCATCGGTGTCGGTTTGGTCGGCCAGAGTGCTTCCGGCCTCGTAACCGAGCAGCCGGAGCGTTTCGGGCAGACCCTGCTCATGCAGGCGATTCCGGGAACGCAGGGCATCTACGGCCTGCTCTCTGGATTCCTTATCATGATCAACATCGGCGTCTTCGCCGGCCGGATTGCCGACCTGACGGTACAGCAGGGCCTGGCCGTTCTCATGGCGGCCCTCCCGGTGGCCATCGTCGGCTGGTTCTCCGCCATCGCCCAGGGTAAGACAGTGGCGGCAGGCATCGGACTCATCGCAAAACGCCCCGAAGATCTGGGTAAAACCATCACCTACGGCGCCATGGTGGAGACTTATGCGGTGCTCGCCTTCTTGGCCACGCTACTCCTGCTCAGGGGAGTGTCCTAAATGGCGGACATTACGGCACTGGCCCAGCGCATCCGCTCGCGGGCGGAAGCGGAAGCGGAGGAGGTAAAGGCTGCGGCCCGCCGGCAGGCGGAAGACCTCCTTGCGCGGGCGCGGGCACGGGCGGAAAAGGAGCGGGAGGCCATCCTGACCCGGGCCCGCACCGAAGCCGCGGAAAGAAAGCGCCGGCTCCTGGCCAAGGCGGAGATGGAAGCGCGCCAGGAGGAGCTCCGGGCCAAGGACGAGCTGGTGGACAAGGCCTTTGAGCTGGCGCTGAAAGAGCTCCGGGAACTCCCGGCCGCCGAGTACCAGGCGCTGCTCCGGCCGCTCCTGGTGGCGGCCGCCGAAACGGGCGAGGAAGAGGTGATCGTGGCGCCCCATGACCGGGAGCGCCTGGGTCCGGACTTTTTGGCCCGCGTGAACCAGGAGCTTGCCGCCCGCGGCAAGCCCGGCAGACTGACCCTGGCGGCCGAGACCCGGCCGCTCGAGGGTGGCTTTGTCCTGCGTTCCGGCGGTGTGGAAAACAACTACTCCTTCGAATTGATCCTTAAGCTTACCCGGGATGAACTGGAGCAGGAAGTAGCTGCCGTCCTTTTCCCTGCCGGCTGAGTCCAGGTTAGGAAAGGAGGCGGAGAAGTGAACGGCGACAAGACAGAGTACGCTTACTCGGTGGCCCGCGTGCGGGCGCTGGAGACGGGGCTTCTCGACCGCGGTAAGATCGAGCGCATGGTGGAGGCCAGGGACGCCGCTGAAGCGCTGAAGGTCCTGGGCGAAACCCCCTACGCCGCGGCGGTGGGGCAGCTGGCGAGCGTGTACGATTATGAGTCCATGCTGCGCCGGGAGCTCGTCGCGGTGCGTGCCCTCTTTTGGAAGATCTCGCCCCACCCCGAGCTGACAGACCTGTTTTTCCTGAAGTACGACGTCCTCAACCTGAAGCTGCTGCTCAAAGGACGTCACCTGGGGCAGAAGACGGACGACCTTTTAGTAGCCGCCGGCACCATCGGGCCGGAGCGGCTGGCCGCCATGGCGGCCGCGGACAACTGGAAAGAGCTCCCCGCAGAGCTGGCTGCGGCTGCCCACCAGGCCGGGGAGGCCCTGGCGGAAGAGGGCGACCCGCAGCTGGTGGACACCCTCCTCGATAAGGCGTACTACGCCTACCTGACACGGGTCCTCGGCGAGCGGGGGGAGGAGTTCCTGCGCGCCCTGGTCAGCCTGCAGGTGGACCTCACCAATATCAAGACCTTCGTCCGCGTGCGGCACGTGGTGGGCGGAGACGCCGCCCGCGCCCGCGCGCTCCTGCCGCGCTTTTTCCTCCCTGGTGGCCGGCTCGCCCTCGATTACTTCCTGGCCCAGGTCGAAGAACCGCTCCCGGCCTTTGCCGACCGCCTGGCCAAAGATGCCCTGGGGCCGGTGGTGGGGGAAGGAATCACGGCCTGGCAACGCGAAAAGAGCCTCACCCGCTACGAGAAGCTGGCCGATGACTTTCTGCTGGCCTACGTGAAAAAAAGCCGGCTCATCGCCTTCGGCGTTGAGCCGCTGGTGGCTTATCTTATGGCTAAGGAGAACGAGATTAAGCTCATCCGCATCATCATGGTGGGGAAGATCAACGGGCTCCCGGCGGCCGAGATCAGGGAAAGGCTGCGTGATGTCTATGCCTAAGATTGCAGTCATCGGCGACCGTGACTCCATCCTCGGCTTCAAGGCCGTAGGCGTCAGCACCTTTCCCGTAACCGGCTCCGAAGAGGTGGCGGAAGCTTTGCGCCGGGTAGCCGGGGGTGACTACGGTGTGGTGTTCATCACCGAGCAGGCTGCCGATGAGGCCCGCGAGGCCGTAAGTGAGGCAAGCCGAAGAAACACCCCTATCCTGGTTCCCATTCCCAGCAGCCGCGGGAGCCTGGGGCTGGGGATGGCCCAGATCAGGCGCAGCGTCGAAAGGGCCGTCGGCGCGGACATCTTATTCGGGAAAGAGGGTAGGTAAGTTTGGCGGTTGGCAGGATAATCAAAGTCTCCGGCCCCCTGGTGGTGGCCGAAGGCATGCAAGAAGCCAAGATGTACGACGTGGTCCGGGTAAGCGAAGCGCGCCTGATCGGCGAGGTGATCGAGATTCACGGGGACCGGGCCTCCATCCAGGTCTACGAAGAGACCGGCGGCATCGGCCCCGGAGAGCCCGTGTACCTGACCGGGGCGCCTCTTTCCGTGGAACTGGGCCCGGGCCTCATTGAGTCCATTTACGACGGCATCCAGCGCCCCCTGAACGTGGTCAGGGAGCAGGTGGGTGACCGCATCACCCGCGGCGTGGAAGCCTACGCCCTCAACCGGGAGAAAAAGTGGCGGTTTGTGCCGCGCGTCAAGGCGGGCGACAAGGTGGGCGCCGGCGACATTCTCGGCACCGTGCAGGAGACCACCCTGGTGGAGCACCGCATCATGGTACCGCCGGGCATCGCGGGCGAAGTGGCGGAGATCTTCAGCGGCGAGGCCACCGTCACCGACACCATCGCCAAGATCCGCACCCCGGACGGTGTGCGCGAGGTCAGCATGCTGCAGCGGTGGCCGGTGCGCCAGGGGCGTCCCTATGGGGAAAAGCTCGCCCCGGAGGAGATCATGGTCACCGGCCAGCGCGTCATCGACATGTTCTTCCCGGTGGCCAAAGGCGGTACCGCCTGCATCCCGGGCCCCTTCGGGAGCGGCAAGACGGTGGTGCAGCACCAGCTGGCCAAGTGGGCCGACGCCGAGATCATCGTCTACATCGGCTGCGGCGAGCGCGGCAACGAGATGACCGACGTGCTCCTGGAGTTCCCGGAACTGAAAGACCCCAAGAGCGGCGAGCCTCTCATGAAGCGCACCGTCCTCATCGCCAACACCTCCAACATGCCGGTGGCGGCGCGGGAGGCTTCCATTTACACCGGGATCACCATCGCCGAGTACTTCCGCGACATGGGCTACAGCGTGGCCCTCATGGCCGACTCCACCTCCCGCTGGGCCGAGGCCCTGCGCGAGATGTCCGGCCGTCTGGAGGAGATGCCCGGCGAAGAGGGCTACCCGGCCTACCTGGGTTCCCGGCTGGCGGAGTTCTACGAGCGGGCCGGGCGCGTGCGCTGCCTGGGCTCCGACGGCCGTATCGGCAACCTCACCGCTGTGGGCGCTGTCTCGCCTCCGGGCGGCGACCTCTCCGAGCCGGTCACCCAGAGCACACTGCGCATCGTCAAGGTGTTCTGGAGCCTGGACGCCTCCCTGGCCTATGCGCGCCACTTCCCGGCGATCAACTGGCTGCTCAGCTACTCGCTTTACCTCGACAACATCGATGCCTCCCTGCGCGAGCGCCTGGGAAATGAGTGGGTGGAGATGCGCACCGAGGCTATGCGCATCCTGCAGGAAGAGGCCGAACTCCAGGAGATCGTGCGCCTGGTGGGCGTAGACGCCCTCTCGCCGCGCGAGCGCCTTACCCTGGAGACGGCCAAGTCCGTGCGCGAGGACTTCCTCCTGCAAAACGCCTTCCACGATGTAGACACCTACTGCTCCCTGGAGAAGCAAAAGCGCATGATCCGCCTCATCCTCCTTCTGTACCACGAATGCCAGCGGGCCCTGGAGAAAGAGGCGCCGCTCGGCAAGCTCCTGGCGCTGCCGGTGCGCGAGCGTATCGCCCGTGCCAAGTACACGCCGGAGGACCAGCTGGCGGCCTTCGACGGGATTGAGGCCGAGATCAAGGAGCAGGTGACGGGCGTCACTGCCGAGGGAGGTGAGGAGGTTGCCTAAGGAGTACCGTACCATTTCCGAGATCGCCGGCCCCCTGATGCTGGTGCAGGAGGTCGCCGGCGTCAAGTACAATGAACTGGTGGAGATTGAGCTGGCGGATGGCAGCATCCGGCGCGGGCAGGTCCTGGAGGTGAGCGGCGACACCGCCCTGGTGCAGGTGTTCGAGGGCACTTCAGGGCTCAACCTGGGGACCGCCAAGGTGCGCTTCCTGGGCCGGGGCCTGGAGCTGGCGGTCTCGCTCGATATCCTCGGCCGCGTCTTTGACGGCCTCGGTCGGCCGCGCGACACCGGGCCGCGCATCATCCCGGAGGCGCGGCTGGACATCAACGGCTACCCCATCAACCCCACGGCGCGCGACTACCCCTCCGAGTTCATCCAGACCGGCATCTCGGCCATCGACGGCCTCAACACCATGGTCCGCGGCCAGAAGCTGCCCATCTTCTCCGCCTCCGGCCTGCCGCACTCGCGCCTCGCGGCCCAGATCGCCCGCCAGGCCAAGGTGCTGGGGACGGAGACCAAGTTCGCCGTGGTGTTCGCCGCCATGGGCATCACCTTCGAAGAGGCCGACTTCTTCATCTCGGACTTCAGAAAGAGCGGCGCCATCGAGCGGGCCGTACTCTTTCTCAACCTCGCCGACGACCCGGCCATCGAGCGTATCGCCACCCCGCGCATGGCGCTTACCGCGGCCGAGTACCTGGCCTACGAGAAGGACATGCACGTGCTGGTCATCCTCACCGACATGACCAACTACGCCGAGGCCCTGCGCGAGATCTCCGCGGCCCGCAAAGAAGTGCCGGGCCGGCGCGGCTACCCCGGCTATCTCTACACGGACCTGGCCACCATCTACGAGCGGGCCGGCCGCATCCGCGGCCGCGAAGGCTCGGTGACCCAGGTGCCCATCCTCACCATGCCTGAGGATGACAAGACCCACCCCATCCCGGACCTCACCGGGTACATCACCGAGGGGCAGATCATCTTAAGCCGCGACCTGCACCGCAAGGGTATCTACCCGCCCATCGACGTGCTGCCGTCGCTCTCCCGCTTAAAGGATAAAGGTATCGGCCGCGGCAAGACGCGTGAGGACCACGCCGACACCATGAACCAGCTCTACGCCGCCTACGCCCGCGGCAAAGAGGCCAAGGAGCTGGCCGCCATCCTGGGTGAAGCGGCGCTTTCCGAGACGGACAAACTCTTCTCCAAGTTCGCCGACGAGTTTGAGGCGCGCTACGTCAAGCAGGGCGAGAACGAGGACCGCACCATCATCCAAACGCTGGACCTCGGCTGGGAGCTTCTGAGCATGCTGCCGCGCGGTGAACTCAAGCGCATCCGCGACGAGTACCTGGATAAGTACCTGCCGGCTGAGAAGGAGGAGTAGCCCATGGAGATCCGGGTGAACCCCACTCGCATGGAGCTGAACCGCCTCAAGCGGCGGCTCGCCATGGCCCAGCGCGGCCATAAACTCCTCAAGGACAAGCGCGATGAGTTGATGCGGCAGTTCCTGGTGCTCGTCAGGAAGAACAAGGAACTCCGGGAAGAGGTGGAGGAGCGCCTGGCCGGCTCCTTCCGCAAGTTCATGCTGGCCCGGGCGGTGATGTCCGCCGAGGCGGTGGAAGAGGCCATCATGTACCCCAAGGAGCGCCTCGAGGTGAAGCTGGGCCGCCAGAACATCATGAGCGTACACACCCCCAAGCTCACTTGGGAGCGGGTCAGCGCCGAGACCGACAGCATCTATCCCTACGGTTTCGCCGAGACCTCAGCCGAGCTGGACGATTCCATCAGCACGCTGGCCGAGCTTTTGCCGCGGCTCTTGGAGCTGGCCGAGGTAGAAAAGGCGGTGGCGCTGCTCGCGGCCGAAATCGAGCGCACCCGCCGCCGCGTGAACGCCTTGGAGTACGTGATGATCCCGCAGCTGGCGAGCACCGTGCGCTACATCACCATGAAGCTCGACGAAAACGAGCGCTCCAGCCTCACTCGGCTGATGAAGGTCAAGGACATCGTGCGGGCCAAGGGCGTGTGACGAAAACCCGGCCGGTAAGCGAGAAAGGGAAAGACCCCATAGGGAGACCCTACCAGAGGGTCGCCCTTTTCTCATTTAGCCTCAGGTCGCCGGCGCCGCCGGGGAATGCCGAGGGCGGCAGAGAAATTTCCGCCGACCATGCCACTGAGTGCCACAGGCGTTTAGCGGAAATACTGTAGGGAGAAGCCGAGAGGAGGTAGTTGCATGAGCCGCTTCTCACGCAGGCTCGAAATCCGCTGGACGTTAGCTGTAGCCTTACTTCTAGTCGCCTTCTTGGCCGGGGGCGCCCTGGTGGGCGGTGTCCTTGCTGCGCGGTCCCAGCTCCTGCCCGGCCCGCAGGCCTCACCTGCACCCCCAAGCGCCCCGCGCGCCAGCCCGGGCGACAGCCCGGAACTCAATCCCTACAGCGTCATCAGCGCCGTCGCCGAGCGCGTGGCTCCCACTGTGGTGGGCGTGGCCACCCGGCAGCGCGCGTATGACTGGTTCTACGGCGCCTACGAAGAGGCGGGCGTGGGTTCCGGCATCATCTTCGACCCTACAGGTTATATCCTCACCAATGACCACGTGGTAGGGAGCGCCGGCCGCATTACGGTCACCCTGGCCGACGGCCGGCAGCTGCCGGCCCGCCTGGTGGGCACCGATCCGGGCACGGATCTCGCGGTGATCAAAGTAAACGCCGCCGGCCTCACCCCGGCCCTGCTCGGGAGCTCCGAAAACCTGCGCGTGGGCGACCTGGCCGTGGCCATCGGCAACCCATTGGGGCTGGAGTTCCAGCGCAGCGTCACCGCCGGCATCGTGAGCGCGCTCAACCGCACCATCCAGACCGACGACGGCAAGGTGCTGGAGAACCTCATCCAAACCGATGCCCCCATCAACCCGGGCAACAGCGGCGGACCGCTCCTCAACTCCCGGGGAGAGGTGGTGGGCATCAATACAGCCAAGGCCCAGGCGGCCGAAGGCATGGGCTTCGCCATTCCCATCAGCCAGGCGCGGCCGGTGGTGGAGGAGCTCATGGCGCACGGGCGGGTGCTCAGGCCCTGGCTGGGGGTGTACACCGCCGAGGTGAACCGGGAGATAAGCGCCTACTTCGACCTCAAGGTCACATCCGGTATTGCGGTGCTGGACGTCTATAAAGGCAGCCCGGCCCAGCGCGCCGGAATGCGCCCCGGCGATGTCATCCTTTCCGTCGGCGGCACGAGCGTGCGGACCCTCCCCGAATTCACCGCCGCCCTGGCGCGCCACAAGGTGGGCGAGCGCGTCGCCCTGGGCATCGACCGCCAGGGCAAAAAACTCACCCTCACCGCCCTTCTCGCCCCGCGGCCGAACCGGTGACAAACCCGACGCCTCTCCTCTTTATGACGGCCGCCGTGCGCCCGTTCCATTACTCGACAAGAAACCACAGGACCAAGAAGGAATAGTATACCGTATGCAGAAATAACGTAAGAAGAAGGCTGCACGGCAGGCAGGGCCTCCGGGCAGCGCAAAGGAGGAGAGATGATAATGGCGAAGGCACGGCCGGTCCGGCTCTGCGATACCTCGCTGCGCGACGCCCACCAGAGCCTCTTTGCCACCCGCATGAAGACCGAGGACATGGTACCCATCCTGGAGAAGCTGGACTCCGTGGGCTACTTCTCCCTGGAGATGTGGGGCGGCGCCACCTTTGACACCTGCATGCGCTTCCTCAACGAAGATCCCTGGGAGCGCCTCTGGACCATCAGGAAGCACGTCAAGAACACCAAGCTGCAGATGCTGCTCCGCGGCCAGAATATCCTGGGCTACCGCAACTACCCGGACGACGTGGTGGAGGAGTTTGTGAGGCGCATGGTGGCGGGCGGCATCGACATCGTGCGCATCTTTGACGCCTTAAACGACGTGCGCAACATGGAGACGGCCATCCGCGCCACCAAAGCCGCCGGGGCACACGCTCAGGGCACCGTGGTCTACACCATCAGCCCCGTGCACGATGTTCCCCTGTACATCCGCATCGCCAAGGACCTGGTCGAACTTGGCGTCGACTCCATCTGCATCAAAGACATGGCTGGGTTGCTCACCCCTTACACGGCCTATGAGCTGGTGACAGAGCTTAAGAAGGCGGTGGACGTGCCCATCCAGCTTCACTGTCACTACACCAGCGGCATGGCTTCCATGACCTACCTGAAGGCCATCGAGGCGGGCGTCGACGTGGTGGATACCGCCAGCTCTCCTCTGGCTCTGGGCACCTCCCAGCCGCCGGCGGAGTCCCTGGTGGCCACCCTGGCCGGGACCGAGCGCGACACCGGCTTAAACCTCGAGCTTCTTTCCGAGATCGCCGCTTACTGGCGGGATGTCAAGAAAAAGTACGACCAGTTCGCCGCCATCTCCAGCGGCGTCGATACCAACGTCCTTTCCTACCAAATCCCCGGCGGCATGATCAGTAACCTGGCCTCCCAGCTCAAGCAGCAGGGGGCGCTGGATAAGTACCGCGACTGCCTGGCCGAGGTGCCGCGCGTCCGGAAAGAGCTCGGCTACCCGCCGCTCGTCACCCCCACCAGCCAGATCGTCGGCACCCAGGCCGTTTTCAACGTGCTCCTGGGCGAGCGCTACAAGGTGGTTCCAACCGAGGTCAAGAACTACGCCCTCGGCTATTACGGCCGCCCGCCGGCGCCCATCGACGAAGCGGTGAAAAAGAAGATCATCGGCGATGAACAGCCCATCACCTGCCGCCCGGCCGACCTCCTGGAGCCGGGGCTGGAGAAGGCGAAACAGGCCGTCGCCGCCTACATCCAAAAGCCCGAGGACATCCTTTCCTACGCTATTTTCCCGCAGGTGGCCGAGCGCTTCCTCAAAGAGCGCCTGGCGGCCAAGACCGGCGTGGACTACAACATCGCCGAGGCCGCGGCAGCCGAGGCGCCGCGCCCTTATTACCCGGCCTGAGTGGCGGTTGCAGCTCTATCGCGCCTTCCGTATCTTCCAGCACGAACCCTATCATTACTGACACCCGGCCGCGCGGCCGGGTTTTCTCGTGACGGTGGGATTGTTAATCGGGATACAAAAGTTGTTTAATAGATGCTCTTCCCCGGCAGGATTCGGCTGTTATTTGGCGAACTAACTATAGCAGGGAAAGGGAGACTGGAAAAGGGGGACTGAGTGGGACAAAGGGGTTCGCTGGGTAGGATCGGTCAAACAACATACGACTGATTAGGGGGAGAAACTAGAAGAATGAAGCGCCTTTTAGCTACAGCGCTGGTGTTGCTTCTGGCCGGCACTCTCTTGGCCGGTTGCTCTGCGCCGAAAGAGGAGGCCAACAACCCTGCGCCGCAAGAGCAGGCTCAGAATCAGCAACAGGCTCAGACAGCTAAGCTGGGACTCGGCATCGTCACTTCTATTGCCAAATCCAAGGACGCCACTGCTGACGCTACGGCCGTAGGCCAAGTGGACAGTGTCATTGCTGCCGCCCTCTTTGACAAGGACGGCAAGGTGGTCAAAGTTGACATCGACACTGCGCAGCCCAAAGTTCAGTTCGATAAGAACATGAAGGTTACCTCGGACAAGACTGCAGAAATCCAGACCAAGAAAGAGCTGGGCGACAAGTACGGCATGATTAAGGCATCCTCGATTAAAAAGGAATGGTACCAGCAGATAGCCGAGCTGGAGAAGTGGATGGTAGGCAAGACCGTAGATGAGATCAAGGCGATGAAGGTGAAGGCCCGCGACGAGGAGCACCAGTCAGTTCCAGACGTTCCGGAGCTCACCTCATCGGTAACCATCTCGGTGGAGGATTACATCGCCGCGGTGGAGAAGGCCTACCAGAACGCCGTGAACGTTAAGGACGCGGCCAAACTCGGCCTTGGCCATAACGTCTCAATTGCCAAGTCGAAGGATTACAGTGTTAAGGATGGCCAGGAGACTCTTCCCGTGGCCCAGGCGGATGTGGTTGTAGCCGCCGTGGCTTTCGACAAGGACGGTAAGGTAGCCGGTGCGCAGATCGACACGGCCCAGACCAAGGTCAACTTCGACAAGAACGGCAAAGTGACCTCGGACAAGACCGCGGTCATCAAGACCAAGAAAGAGCTGGGCGATGCTTACGGTATGGGTAAGGTCTCCTCGATTGGTAAGAACTGGTACCAGCAGATCGCCGAGCTCGAAAAGTGGATGGCGGGTAAGACCGTCGATGAGATCAAGGCCTTGAAGGTTAAGGCCCGCGACGAAGAACACACCGCCGTTCCAGATGTTCCGGAACTTACCTCGCTGGTCACCATCTCCGTTGAGGATTACATTGCTGCAGTCGCAGAGGCCTACACCAACGCAAAGTAAGGTCTCACTACAGTAAGATGAGGCCGACTGACTCCCCTGCCCGAAGCGGGGGAGTTAGTTTTTCGGGGCTTTTCCAGGAGTTGCCATTGTCCGGCCGGTGCATTTCTGTTACTATGGACAAAAGGTGAGGCTAATGAAAAAGGCAACCGCGGCTTTTGTGGCCCTCCTCGTGCTGCTTCTTTCCCTTCCGGGCTGCCGGACGACGCCCCGCAGTGAGTACAGCAAGTACACCAACAGCTTTTTTGATACCTTTGACACGCTGATACAGGTGGTGGCCTACGCAAAAAGTCAGCAGGAGTTCGATGCCTGGTTTGAAAAAATCCATGCCCGCTTTCAAAAGTTGCACCGGCTGTACGATATCTATAACACCTACCCGGGCCTGAACAACGTCAAGACCATCAACGACAATGCCGGAGTGAGGCCGGTGAAGGTGGACAAGGCCATCATCGACCTTATTCTCTTTGCCAAGGACTGGTACGCCCGTACCGGCGGGCGCACCAACATTGCACTGGGTCCTGTGCTGAGGATCTGGCACGACTATCGCACCGCGGGGATGGACGACCCTTTGAGCGCCAAGCTGCCGCCTCCGGCCGAGCTTCGCCGGGCGGCTGAGCACACCGACATCGGTAAGGTTATCGTCGATCCAGAGAAAAGTACTGTCTACCTGGCCGAACGCGGGATGAGCCTCGATGTCGGGGCGGTGGCCAAAGGATTCGCCGTCGAGTTGGTGGCACGGGAGGCGCAGGCGGACGGTCTGGTCTCGGGGATCATCAGCGCAGGCGGTAATGTGCGCGCCATCGGTAAACCGCTCGACGGCGTGCGGGAGCGCTGGGGCATCGGCATTCAGGACCCGAACAAGCCCATTGTATCCGACGGCCCGACGCTGCTCGATACGGTCTACGTGAACGACGCCGCCGTCGTGACCAGCGGTGACTACCAGCGTTACTATATCGTCGATGGCAAGGTCATCCACCACCTGATCGACCCCGATACCCTGATGCCGGCCTCTTACTACCATGCGGTAACCATAGTGGCCGAGGATTCCGGCGTGGCCGACTTCCTGTCCACTACGGCGTTTCTTCTGCCCTATGAAAAAAGCCGCGCCCTGATCGAAAGCCTGGACGGCGTGGAGGCCCTCTGGGTCCTGCCCGACGGCAGGGTGGAGAGTACCCCGGGAATGCAGAAAATCATGCAGAGTCATGGGGCCGGTGGCCGTTAGTTTTG
Coding sequences:
- a CDS encoding V-type ATP synthase subunit I translates to MAVAEMKKILLVAHREDREPLTRALQRLGALQVEDLLEEQEKEGQAGGLERDEPGEEAARLDARLAELKFCLDFLQRLAPERTTFIQQFAGTKVFLKESEFRHYLEDKDRVAQVNRTLRAIDDELTGLRNEETRAHNLLAQLVPWQTFDVPLEELKPGPEVGVELGVLPLTAEAEGAFRSELEETSPGAYLEVIGREREEASVFLLYARADEEAVQALLRRRSFNRAAFPGLEGTVPAVKERTEAELAELARRREELYAQAKQYASDRLLIKAAYDDAALARARLDITQNFARTQETFALTGWVQAKDWPRLQKAVVRVSPSAYLAARDPQPDEEPPVTLTNSKSVYPFEVITELYGLPFPRGIDPTPFLAPFFFIFFGIMYGDGGYGLILMGLAWLAMKKIRMAGMARKLFILLMLGGAASVLVGAVTGSWFGSLPVPPIWFSPMDNPMQMLIVAFGLGVIHIYTGLSIQMVTNIRSGKVLDGVFDQGLWMVFLTGLILLLVGSAAPSLGAVGKVLAAAGAVGLVLTQGRTNRNIIRRLLSGIMSLYGVSGYLSDVLSYSRLLALGLGTTVIGTVINSMVGLAAAGGGVVGYLVGALIALGGHAFNLIINVLGAYVHASRLQYVEFFTKFYESGGRPFAPFRINTRYIDLELEEREA
- a CDS encoding V-type ATP synthase subunit F yields the protein MPKIAVIGDRDSILGFKAVGVSTFPVTGSEEVAEALRRVAGGDYGVVFITEQAADEAREAVSEASRRNTPILVPIPSSRGSLGLGMAQIRRSVERAVGADILFGKEGR
- a CDS encoding V-type ATP synthase subunit A — protein: MAVGRIIKVSGPLVVAEGMQEAKMYDVVRVSEARLIGEVIEIHGDRASIQVYEETGGIGPGEPVYLTGAPLSVELGPGLIESIYDGIQRPLNVVREQVGDRITRGVEAYALNREKKWRFVPRVKAGDKVGAGDILGTVQETTLVEHRIMVPPGIAGEVAEIFSGEATVTDTIAKIRTPDGVREVSMLQRWPVRQGRPYGEKLAPEEIMVTGQRVIDMFFPVAKGGTACIPGPFGSGKTVVQHQLAKWADAEIIVYIGCGERGNEMTDVLLEFPELKDPKSGEPLMKRTVLIANTSNMPVAAREASIYTGITIAEYFRDMGYSVALMADSTSRWAEALREMSGRLEEMPGEEGYPAYLGSRLAEFYERAGRVRCLGSDGRIGNLTAVGAVSPPGGDLSEPVTQSTLRIVKVFWSLDASLAYARHFPAINWLLSYSLYLDNIDASLRERLGNEWVEMRTEAMRILQEEAELQEIVRLVGVDALSPRERLTLETAKSVREDFLLQNAFHDVDTYCSLEKQKRMIRLILLLYHECQRALEKEAPLGKLLALPVRERIARAKYTPEDQLAAFDGIEAEIKEQVTGVTAEGGEEVA
- a CDS encoding V-type ATP synthase subunit K, which encodes MKMTSGAVLALLGAALAVGLPGIGSAIGVGLVGQSASGLVTEQPERFGQTLLMQAIPGTQGIYGLLSGFLIMINIGVFAGRIADLTVQQGLAVLMAALPVAIVGWFSAIAQGKTVAAGIGLIAKRPEDLGKTITYGAMVETYAVLAFLATLLLLRGVS
- a CDS encoding V-type ATP synthase subunit C; the protein is MNGDKTEYAYSVARVRALETGLLDRGKIERMVEARDAAEALKVLGETPYAAAVGQLASVYDYESMLRRELVAVRALFWKISPHPELTDLFFLKYDVLNLKLLLKGRHLGQKTDDLLVAAGTIGPERLAAMAAADNWKELPAELAAAAHQAGEALAEEGDPQLVDTLLDKAYYAYLTRVLGERGEEFLRALVSLQVDLTNIKTFVRVRHVVGGDAARARALLPRFFLPGGRLALDYFLAQVEEPLPAFADRLAKDALGPVVGEGITAWQREKSLTRYEKLADDFLLAYVKKSRLIAFGVEPLVAYLMAKENEIKLIRIIMVGKINGLPAAEIRERLRDVYA
- a CDS encoding V-type ATP synthase subunit E — protein: MADITALAQRIRSRAEAEAEEVKAAARRQAEDLLARARARAEKEREAILTRARTEAAERKRRLLAKAEMEARQEELRAKDELVDKAFELALKELRELPAAEYQALLRPLLVAAAETGEEEVIVAPHDRERLGPDFLARVNQELAARGKPGRLTLAAETRPLEGGFVLRSGGVENNYSFELILKLTRDELEQEVAAVLFPAG